The Halomonas sp. HAL1 genome segment ATGTTCCCACGACCTCGCCAACCGCATCGGAAGAGTGGGCGAATATTCCGATGATTTTATCCGAGAGCGGTGTCTCAAGAGCGCGTGTGGACGAATGGTTTCGCCAACGCGATATCGCCCCGCGCATTTATGCACAGGTGACGGGAAATGAGGCGATTGTGAGTATGGTGAGCTTGGGCTTCGGCATTGGCGTGGTGCCAAAAATTGTGCTCGATAACAGCCCATTGAAGGATCGTATTCGGGTGCTCGACGTGACGCCGGAGCTGGAACCCTACGATATTGGCTTGTTTACGTTGAAGAAAAACTTAAAAAATCCGCTGGTCGATGCCTTTTGGAGCTTAATGTAGGCCTGTAAGTCACGGCAGTCCTTTGCCGCACTTACTCCCCCTACTATTGCTGTTCATCAATGAATAGCTATGTCACACCAGCTCGCGCTTATTGCGTCGTGCAATGCGGATGTCTTTGACGGTGGCGATGCCGATGATCGCGAATATGGCGAGTGATATTAACGGCCAGATCAGTACGTATAACGCCAAGATAAAGGTTTGCATGCGCTTTCCTATTGCTTGGCTGGTGCGCTTGGCGCACCAGCGGATGAAGTGATTCTAGCGTGACGCTGGGCTTAGCCTTGAGTCGCAGGCTTGGCCGGGTCGTAGTTGATCACTTTTTGATTAATCTGCGTGAAGTCGAACTTATTGGAACTCATCAGGCTGACGCCGATACAGACAATGGTGCTGACGCCGTAGGCCATGAGTGAAGCCAGTAGCACCGTGTAGTCCCGCAGGAATCCGACGCAGAAATAGGCCAGCACGATGGCGCAGAGTGCACCGAAGATCACACCCACCCGGCGTCCGCAGAACCCGAAGGCCATCAAGCCGAGCACCACACCACCGCCGACGGCGGCGAGTAGTTCGAATAGCCCGCCGACTACGCCGACCAAGGGCAGCAACTCAAATCGTGCGACGCAGAACATCACTAGGCCCGCGA includes the following:
- a CDS encoding putative transporter small subunit codes for the protein MQTFILALYVLIWPLISLAIFAIIGIATVKDIRIARRNKRELV